One stretch of Alcaligenes faecalis DNA includes these proteins:
- a CDS encoding nucleobase:cation symporter-2 family protein: MSANPEVSTPAACDGVDERLPTGRLATLGLQHVMVMYAGAVAVPLIIGAALGLTKEQIAFLINADLLCCGLITIIQARGLGMFGIKLPVMMGVSFAAVSPMIAIGLDPQLGLPGIFGATILAGIFSILIAPVFSRLMGLFPPVVTGIIITVIGVTLMRVGLNWIGGGSPTITDAATGLSIPNPDYGSLENLGIALMVLTVILLITKFARGFLANVAVLIGLLVGFFVSLAMGRITFEGLDQTSWFAVVTPFHFGVPTFSWALLGAAAVLSLIMVVIMVESLGMFLALGSICGRPTDREALVRGLRTDGLGTLVGGIMNTFPHSSFSQNVGLVSVTGVRSRWVCVMGGAFLIMLGLFPKMAFIVASIPNYVLGGAGIVMFGMVAATGIKILMSANLNRNPYNPYIVAISLGFGMIPLVAEHLLDKMPPALAPLLHSGILLAAVSAILLNLFFNGMEKYADQGHTVESTAATQARKQATAQKATEDSSNHLASQNG, encoded by the coding sequence ATGTCCGCCAACCCAGAAGTGTCCACACCTGCTGCTTGTGACGGTGTAGACGAACGCCTACCAACGGGGCGCCTGGCAACCCTTGGTTTGCAACACGTCATGGTGATGTACGCGGGCGCAGTTGCTGTCCCCCTGATCATTGGTGCAGCCTTGGGCCTGACCAAAGAACAGATCGCATTCCTGATTAATGCCGACCTGCTGTGCTGTGGCCTGATCACCATCATCCAGGCTCGCGGCCTGGGCATGTTCGGTATCAAACTGCCCGTCATGATGGGTGTGTCCTTTGCAGCGGTCAGCCCCATGATCGCCATTGGTCTGGACCCGCAACTGGGCCTGCCCGGTATTTTCGGCGCCACCATCCTGGCCGGTATCTTCAGTATTCTGATTGCCCCGGTATTTAGCCGTCTGATGGGCTTGTTCCCCCCTGTCGTGACCGGCATCATCATTACCGTGATTGGCGTGACGCTGATGCGCGTGGGTCTGAACTGGATCGGCGGCGGCTCCCCGACCATTACCGATGCTGCTACCGGCCTGTCCATCCCCAATCCCGACTACGGTTCGCTGGAAAACCTGGGCATTGCCCTGATGGTGCTGACCGTGATCCTGCTGATCACCAAGTTTGCGCGCGGTTTCCTGGCAAACGTGGCCGTGCTGATTGGTCTGCTGGTTGGTTTCTTCGTTTCCCTGGCCATGGGTCGCATCACCTTTGAAGGTCTGGATCAGACCAGCTGGTTTGCCGTGGTGACTCCATTCCACTTTGGTGTACCGACTTTCAGCTGGGCCCTGCTGGGTGCAGCAGCCGTCCTGTCCCTGATCATGGTTGTGATCATGGTTGAATCTCTGGGCATGTTCCTGGCACTGGGTTCCATCTGCGGCCGTCCTACCGACCGCGAAGCGCTGGTGCGTGGTCTGCGTACTGACGGTCTGGGCACCCTGGTGGGCGGCATCATGAACACCTTCCCGCACAGCTCTTTCTCGCAAAACGTGGGCCTGGTCAGCGTGACCGGCGTGCGCAGCCGCTGGGTATGCGTCATGGGCGGTGCCTTCCTGATCATGCTGGGCCTGTTCCCCAAAATGGCGTTCATCGTGGCTTCCATCCCCAACTACGTTCTGGGCGGTGCTGGCATTGTGATGTTCGGCATGGTGGCCGCCACCGGCATCAAGATCCTGATGTCGGCCAACCTGAACCGCAACCCTTACAACCCCTACATCGTGGCCATCAGCCTGGGCTTTGGCATGATCCCCCTGGTTGCCGAGCATCTGCTGGACAAGATGCCGCCTGCTCTGGCCCCCCTGCTGCATAGCGGAATCTTGCTGGCTGCCGTCTCTGCCATCTTGTTGAACCTGTTCTTCAACGGCATGGAGAAATACGCCGATCAAGGTCACACCGTTGAATCCACCGCTGCTACCCAGGCCCGCAAACAGGCCACCGCTCAAAAAGCGACGGAAGACAGCAGCAATCACCTGGCCTCACAAAACGGCTAA
- a CDS encoding 4-oxalocrotonate tautomerase — MPSINVQLFDGRPVEIKRELAQALTKEACRVLGCTPDAVDVIFTDVKREDWATAGVLWSDK, encoded by the coding sequence ATGCCTTCTATTAACGTACAACTATTCGACGGCCGTCCCGTGGAAATCAAGCGTGAACTCGCCCAGGCCCTGACCAAAGAAGCCTGTCGCGTGCTTGGCTGTACCCCGGATGCCGTCGATGTGATCTTTACCGACGTCAAACGCGAGGACTGGGCGACAGCCGGTGTCCTGTGGTCGGACAAGTAA
- a CDS encoding class II aldolase/adducin family protein has translation MSQSCPITPDIEAIYAHRPADIDPEHWRARVNLAAAYRLAARQGWDDIIYTHISLRLPGHDDIFLINPFGLRFDEICASNLLLIDTQGQVVDGTGRHANPSGFAIHGAVHRARADAHCVIHLHTDASIAVSALSCGLLPLSQHAMRFWQDIGYHDYAGLAFPPQEQEALLKQLGSYPALLLRNHGALTCGRTVAEAYVLMDALERACRIQLSAMAASPELHLPPKDVLDLTHRQLLPEDEPEGLLEWPALLRKLYQSEPDFCR, from the coding sequence GTGAGCCAGTCCTGTCCCATCACGCCGGACATAGAGGCCATTTACGCCCATCGTCCGGCGGATATTGATCCCGAGCACTGGCGCGCCCGCGTCAATCTGGCCGCCGCCTACCGGCTGGCGGCCCGTCAGGGCTGGGACGATATCATCTACACCCACATTTCCCTGCGCCTGCCCGGCCACGACGACATTTTCCTGATCAATCCCTTTGGTTTGCGCTTTGATGAAATCTGCGCGTCCAATCTGCTGTTGATTGATACCCAGGGCCAGGTCGTGGACGGCACAGGCCGCCATGCCAACCCCAGCGGTTTTGCCATTCACGGTGCCGTTCACCGCGCCCGCGCGGATGCGCACTGTGTCATCCACTTACATACTGATGCCTCGATTGCGGTCTCGGCCCTGTCCTGTGGATTGCTGCCCCTGTCGCAACACGCCATGCGCTTCTGGCAGGATATTGGCTATCACGACTATGCCGGTCTGGCCTTCCCGCCCCAGGAACAAGAAGCCCTGCTCAAGCAATTAGGCTCCTATCCGGCCCTGCTCTTGCGCAACCACGGTGCCCTGACCTGTGGACGTACCGTTGCCGAGGCCTATGTTCTGATGGATGCCCTGGAGCGCGCCTGTCGCATTCAGCTCTCTGCCATGGCTGCCAGCCCGGAATTGCACCTGCCCCCGAAGGATGTGCTGGATTTGACACATCGCCAGCTTTTGCCGGAGGACGAGCCGGAGGGCTTGTTAGAATGGCCGGCCTTGCTGCGCAAGCTCTATCAGAGCGAGCCGGATTTTTGCCGCTAA
- a CDS encoding ureidoglycolate lyase: protein MTITLKLETLTAEAFTPFGDVIEASDTVQHFTINEGNTERYHDLAKIEPGPDGHAIVSIFRGQPRTLPFTVEMMERHPKGSQAFIPQSGQPYLVIVAPAGPTPKASDLRLFLARGDQGVNYATGVWHHPLMALNQVADFIVIDRKGPGDNCDVIQLEEKAIIAELETTAA, encoded by the coding sequence ATGACAATCACATTGAAGTTGGAAACCCTGACAGCCGAAGCCTTCACCCCTTTTGGTGATGTCATCGAGGCCTCCGACACAGTTCAGCACTTCACCATCAATGAAGGCAATACCGAGCGTTACCACGACCTGGCCAAGATCGAGCCGGGCCCAGACGGTCACGCGATTGTGTCCATTTTCCGTGGCCAGCCGCGCACCCTGCCCTTTACCGTGGAAATGATGGAACGCCACCCCAAAGGTAGCCAGGCCTTCATTCCCCAGTCCGGCCAACCCTATCTGGTGATTGTGGCTCCCGCTGGCCCAACTCCCAAGGCAAGCGATCTGCGCCTGTTCCTGGCTCGTGGCGACCAGGGCGTGAACTACGCAACCGGCGTGTGGCACCACCCCCTGATGGCGCTGAACCAAGTGGCCGACTTCATCGTGATTGACCGCAAAGGTCCTGGCGACAACTGCGACGTGATCCAGCTGGAAGAAAAAGCCATCATCGCTGAACTGGAAACCACCGCAGCGTGA
- the uraD gene encoding 2-oxo-4-hydroxy-4-carboxy-5-ureidoimidazoline decarboxylase: MTTQTLTTSQALTELSSLDQSQFVDKLEGIFEHSPWVPERSWNQRPFESVDQLHACMVQVVKEASHDEQKNLICAHPELAGKEAEQGTLTTASTGEQRGAGLDQCSAEELARLRSLNAQYRERFGFPFVIAVKGLSRYQIMDTVEARLNNSAETEFQACLTEIGKIARFRLDALLG, encoded by the coding sequence ATGACTACTCAAACCCTTACCACCTCACAGGCGCTAACTGAACTCTCCAGCCTGGATCAGAGCCAATTCGTGGACAAGCTCGAAGGTATTTTTGAACACTCCCCCTGGGTCCCTGAACGTAGCTGGAACCAGCGTCCGTTTGAAAGCGTGGATCAGCTGCACGCCTGCATGGTGCAAGTGGTCAAAGAGGCATCGCACGACGAACAGAAGAACCTGATCTGTGCTCACCCCGAGCTGGCTGGTAAAGAAGCCGAGCAAGGGACACTGACTACCGCATCGACAGGCGAACAACGCGGCGCCGGCCTGGACCAGTGCTCGGCCGAAGAGCTGGCCCGTCTGCGTAGCCTGAACGCCCAATACCGTGAGCGCTTCGGTTTTCCCTTCGTGATTGCCGTCAAGGGTTTGAGCCGTTACCAAATCATGGATACAGTAGAAGCCCGTCTGAACAACAGCGCTGAAACCGAGTTTCAAGCTTGTCTGACCGAAATCGGCAAGATTGCCCGTTTCCGTCTGGATGCGCTGCTGGGCTGA
- a CDS encoding LysR family transcriptional regulator, with protein sequence MAARRGDNPLDTYLLRVFCLLVTERSVSRTAFKMNQSQPAISAALRRLRDIIGDPLLVREKGGMVPTERAIGLLAHAKGALAEIDCMVNAPDSFDPQVSRSEFHIGAPDYLAPVFIGGVVERMRREAPGARLNLHSLDASFDFERSLAEGDLDMVIGNWPEPPDRMHLSVLLEDQIVCLVAATHPLARKGLTMDDYVRARHVVPMPYSINQRGVIDTTLATLRIQRDESVAVQSFSAAPYLLQNTDLIFTTSRHFAEFYCRLLPLAILEAPLEFPPMRFYQLWHERNRHSPSHRWLRRLLTECGNQLASTEPLPQPDS encoded by the coding sequence ATGGCCGCCCGACGTGGGGATAACCCGCTTGATACCTATCTATTGAGGGTATTTTGCTTACTCGTTACCGAGCGCAGCGTCTCGCGTACCGCGTTCAAAATGAACCAGTCGCAGCCTGCTATCAGTGCGGCCTTACGACGCTTGCGTGACATTATTGGCGATCCCTTGCTGGTCCGGGAGAAGGGCGGCATGGTGCCCACCGAGCGCGCCATTGGCCTGCTGGCCCACGCCAAGGGAGCCCTGGCCGAGATCGACTGTATGGTTAATGCGCCAGACAGTTTCGATCCTCAGGTAAGTCGCAGCGAGTTTCATATTGGAGCGCCGGACTATCTGGCGCCTGTCTTTATTGGCGGGGTGGTCGAGCGCATGCGCCGCGAGGCACCGGGTGCGCGTTTGAATCTGCATTCTCTGGATGCCAGTTTTGATTTTGAGCGCTCGCTGGCGGAAGGCGATCTGGACATGGTCATTGGTAACTGGCCCGAACCACCGGATCGCATGCACCTGTCCGTGCTGCTGGAAGATCAGATCGTCTGTCTGGTAGCGGCAACGCACCCCTTGGCCCGCAAGGGTTTGACCATGGACGATTACGTGCGGGCGCGCCATGTGGTGCCCATGCCGTATTCCATCAACCAGCGCGGTGTTATCGACACCACCCTGGCGACCTTGCGTATTCAGCGTGATGAAAGCGTGGCGGTGCAGTCCTTCTCGGCCGCACCGTATTTGCTACAGAATACAGACCTGATTTTTACAACCTCACGTCATTTTGCCGAGTTCTATTGCCGATTATTGCCTCTGGCGATTCTGGAGGCTCCACTGGAGTTTCCGCCCATGCGCTTTTATCAGCTCTGGCATGAGCGTAACCGGCATTCGCCCAGCCATCGCTGGTTACGGCGACTTCTGACCGAGTGCGGTAATCAGCTGGCCTCGACAGAACCGTTGCCGCAACCCGATTCCTGA
- a CDS encoding MraY family glycosyltransferase — protein MGESLTWLYICVVAFMVGGLIVASERWHGRLTGDSDLSKPQASHSRPTPRVGGLAVVAGSLAGLLVLGPSNMTLTWLWPVLFLAAMPVFVAGLVEDITKDVGSLKRLLAAFLSAAIAWWLLGGVSRVGVSWADWILGFWPISLLFTMIAVGGCTHALNIIDGMNGLAGMIATLMALSLALVALQVQDIPIFLIAASLASATLGFLVWNFPFGRVFLGDGGAYFLGFMLAELAVQLVVRNPSVSPFYALAVLFYPVFETMFSIWRRRFKRGVPVDQPDALHLHQLVFRRLVRSTFSRDSGGALPAFCNAMTSPYLWVLALIGLVPATIWWDNTWALCASMLAFSLVYIWLYSRLVSWRRPSWLLLPSVRRRIDRD, from the coding sequence ATGGGGGAGTCCCTAACCTGGTTGTATATCTGTGTCGTGGCTTTTATGGTCGGCGGGCTTATTGTGGCCTCCGAACGTTGGCATGGCCGTTTGACCGGGGATAGCGACCTTAGTAAACCCCAAGCGTCCCATTCTCGTCCTACCCCGCGTGTGGGTGGTCTGGCAGTGGTGGCAGGCAGTTTGGCGGGCTTGCTGGTCCTTGGACCCAGCAATATGACACTGACCTGGCTGTGGCCGGTCTTGTTTCTGGCGGCCATGCCGGTATTTGTGGCGGGCCTGGTCGAGGATATCACCAAGGACGTAGGCTCCCTGAAACGCTTGCTGGCCGCGTTCTTGTCGGCTGCGATTGCCTGGTGGTTGCTGGGCGGCGTATCGCGCGTTGGGGTGAGCTGGGCCGACTGGATTCTGGGTTTCTGGCCCATTTCGCTGCTTTTCACCATGATTGCAGTAGGCGGCTGCACCCATGCCCTGAATATTATTGACGGTATGAACGGCCTGGCCGGCATGATTGCCACCTTGATGGCGCTGTCGCTGGCTCTGGTGGCCTTGCAGGTGCAGGACATCCCGATTTTCCTGATTGCCGCCTCGCTGGCGTCGGCCACCCTGGGCTTTCTGGTGTGGAACTTTCCTTTCGGACGGGTCTTTCTGGGGGATGGTGGCGCGTACTTTCTGGGCTTCATGCTGGCCGAACTGGCTGTGCAACTGGTGGTACGCAACCCCAGTGTGTCGCCGTTTTACGCCTTGGCCGTGCTGTTTTACCCTGTTTTTGAAACCATGTTTTCGATCTGGCGTCGCCGCTTCAAACGTGGTGTGCCTGTGGATCAGCCGGACGCGCTGCACCTGCATCAACTGGTGTTCCGTCGTCTGGTGCGTTCCACGTTCAGTCGTGACAGTGGTGGGGCCTTGCCCGCGTTTTGTAATGCCATGACGTCTCCATACCTGTGGGTGCTGGCCTTGATCGGTTTGGTGCCAGCTACTATCTGGTGGGACAATACCTGGGCATTGTGTGCCAGCATGCTGGCCTTCTCACTGGTTTATATCTGGCTCTATTCCCGTCTGGTTTCGTGGCGTCGCCCCTCCTGGTTGCTGCTGCCCTCGGTACGGCGGCGGATAGACCGGGACTGA
- the tviB gene encoding Vi polysaccharide biosynthesis UDP-N-acetylglucosamine C-6 dehydrogenase TviB, translated as MKLQLENVKLAVVGLGYVGLPLAVEFGKKRSVIGFDINARRVAELKEGVDRTLEVESEELAQASGLSYSCEADELAQANVFIVTVPTPIDEFKQPDLTPLVRASETIGKVLKRGDIVIYESTVYPGATEEVCVPVLEQVSGLRFNEDFYAGYSPERINPGDKEHRVSTIKKVTSGSTPEVADLVDALYREIIVVGTFKASSIRVAEAAKVIENTQRDVNIALINELALIFNRLGIDTLDVLEAAGTKWNFLPFRPGLVGGHCIGVDPYYLTHKAQAIGYHPEIILAGRRLNDSMGGYVASQLVKAMTKRRIQVQGSRVLLLGLAFKENCPDLRNTRIVDIVHELKQYDVHVDVYDPWVDPAEAQHEYGITPVEAPKAGEYDGVIVAVAHKQFKDLGVEGVRRWGKPEHVLYDLKYVFDREQSDLRL; from the coding sequence ATGAAGTTGCAACTTGAGAATGTGAAACTGGCCGTAGTCGGCTTGGGATATGTCGGTTTGCCTTTGGCTGTAGAGTTTGGCAAAAAGCGTTCCGTTATTGGTTTTGACATTAACGCGCGTCGTGTCGCCGAACTCAAGGAAGGGGTGGACCGTACCTTGGAGGTCGAGAGCGAAGAACTGGCCCAAGCCAGTGGTCTGAGCTACTCCTGCGAGGCGGATGAACTGGCTCAGGCCAATGTGTTCATCGTGACCGTGCCCACGCCTATTGATGAATTCAAGCAGCCTGATCTGACTCCTTTGGTCCGTGCTTCCGAGACCATTGGTAAAGTGCTCAAACGCGGCGATATCGTGATTTACGAATCCACGGTCTACCCCGGCGCTACCGAAGAAGTGTGTGTGCCTGTGCTGGAACAAGTGTCGGGCCTGCGCTTTAACGAAGATTTCTACGCCGGTTATAGCCCGGAGCGTATCAATCCGGGCGATAAGGAACACCGTGTTTCCACCATCAAGAAAGTGACTTCCGGCTCGACCCCAGAGGTTGCTGATCTGGTCGACGCCTTGTACCGCGAGATCATTGTGGTGGGCACCTTCAAGGCCAGCTCCATTCGCGTGGCCGAAGCTGCCAAGGTGATCGAGAACACTCAGCGTGATGTGAACATCGCCCTGATCAACGAATTGGCTCTGATCTTCAACCGTCTGGGCATCGATACCCTGGACGTGCTGGAAGCTGCAGGCACCAAGTGGAACTTCCTGCCTTTCCGTCCCGGTCTGGTTGGCGGTCACTGCATTGGCGTGGACCCCTACTACCTGACGCACAAGGCGCAAGCCATTGGCTACCACCCCGAGATCATTCTGGCCGGCCGTCGTCTGAACGACTCCATGGGTGGTTATGTGGCTTCCCAGCTGGTTAAAGCCATGACCAAGCGCCGCATCCAGGTGCAAGGTTCGCGCGTTCTCTTGCTGGGTCTGGCCTTTAAAGAAAACTGTCCTGACCTGCGTAACACCCGCATTGTCGATATCGTGCATGAACTCAAGCAATACGATGTGCACGTAGACGTGTACGACCCTTGGGTTGACCCTGCAGAGGCACAACATGAATATGGTATTACTCCCGTCGAAGCGCCCAAAGCGGGCGAATACGACGGTGTGATCGTGGCTGTGGCCCACAAACAGTTCAAGGATCTGGGTGTGGAGGGCGTGCGCCGATGGGGCAAGCCCGAGCATGTGCTCTACGACTTGAAGTATGTGTTTGATCGCGAACAGTCCGATCTGCGCCTTTAA
- a CDS encoding SDR family oxidoreductase, translating to MSSAFEQASQQLRNQPKTWLVTGCAGFIGSNLLEALLNLDQQVVGLDNFATGHQYNLDEVRDQVGAERWARFRFIEGDIRNLDTCREAVKGVDYVLHQAALGSVPRSLNDPLTSNEVNVNGALNMMVAARDEQVKAFVYAASSSTYGDHPGLPKVEDTIGRPLSPYAVTKFVNELYADVFARAYSFSSVGLRYFNVFGKRQDPNGAYAAVIPKWVSAMIQNQDVQINGDGQTSRDFCFIDNVIQMNILAAVQQKPAVAEVYNVAVNARTSLNELFEHLKQALSTNGVNYTKQPIYADFRAGDVLHSQADITKARTQLGYEPTHTILQGLNTAMPWYVAFLS from the coding sequence ATGAGCTCTGCATTTGAACAGGCGAGCCAACAACTGCGTAATCAGCCTAAAACCTGGCTGGTTACGGGTTGTGCTGGCTTTATCGGTTCCAATCTTCTGGAAGCCTTGCTGAATCTGGATCAGCAGGTGGTGGGTCTGGATAACTTTGCAACCGGCCATCAATACAATCTGGATGAAGTGCGCGATCAGGTTGGTGCTGAGCGCTGGGCCCGTTTCCGCTTTATTGAAGGCGATATCCGTAATCTGGATACCTGTCGCGAAGCCGTTAAAGGCGTGGACTATGTGCTGCACCAGGCCGCGTTGGGTTCGGTGCCCCGTTCCTTGAACGATCCGCTGACCTCCAACGAAGTGAATGTGAACGGTGCCCTGAACATGATGGTGGCAGCGCGTGACGAACAGGTTAAAGCCTTTGTCTATGCGGCCTCCAGCTCCACGTATGGCGATCACCCCGGCTTGCCCAAGGTGGAAGATACGATTGGTCGCCCCTTGTCTCCTTACGCGGTCACCAAGTTCGTGAACGAGCTGTATGCGGACGTGTTTGCCCGTGCCTATAGTTTCTCCAGCGTGGGCCTGCGTTACTTCAACGTATTCGGTAAACGTCAGGACCCCAATGGTGCGTACGCCGCCGTGATCCCTAAATGGGTATCGGCCATGATCCAGAATCAGGATGTGCAAATCAACGGGGATGGCCAAACCAGCCGCGATTTCTGCTTTATCGACAACGTTATTCAAATGAATATCCTGGCCGCCGTGCAGCAAAAACCTGCTGTGGCCGAGGTCTATAACGTTGCCGTCAATGCCCGTACCAGCCTGAACGAGCTGTTCGAGCACTTGAAGCAGGCCTTGAGCACAAATGGTGTGAACTACACCAAGCAGCCCATCTATGCGGATTTCCGCGCTGGCGATGTGCTGCATTCTCAAGCCGATATCACCAAAGCTCGCACGCAATTGGGTTACGAGCCGACTCACACGATTTTGCAGGGCCTGAACACCGCCATGCCCTGGTACGTGGCGTTTCTGAGTTGA
- the murJ gene encoding murein biosynthesis integral membrane protein MurJ, with product MIWAGLKARLSSLHDDHRRIALGAMRVAFFLLLGKAAGAFKEMAVAYRYGVSDVVDAYQFTMVMANWLPVTIVGSMSVVLIPVLVRLHRLEPAARSRFLGELKAWCIVLGCVLGALIWISWPWVLQWTGQGLSPAVHEMSRELLFAFAPAAVLTLMIGLSAARLRAHERHINTLLESVPAFVILIWVLAAGGNAGIGPLLWGTLLGMTIQAVWLMILASRADQIWARPTISLRAEQWPDLLKAATIMLVGQVAMSFVGPIDQYTAANLGANANATLGYATRLLALVLGVGAASVGRAALPVLADIQSRGDNARARSMALKWSVMMLAAGAVAAAIGVLLAPWGVELLFERGAFTAQDTATVAQVFSWGLVQLPFYFGVLILVQLLASQNRYKSMAIIAVINFLVKAALNPILAARMGPSGIMLATSLMYAASFTCYFILALKPASAFAPGSQE from the coding sequence TTGATTTGGGCCGGCCTGAAAGCACGTCTGTCTAGTCTGCATGACGACCACCGTCGCATCGCTCTTGGGGCGATGCGGGTGGCGTTTTTTCTATTGCTGGGCAAGGCAGCGGGCGCTTTCAAAGAAATGGCGGTGGCTTATCGCTACGGTGTGAGCGATGTAGTCGATGCTTATCAGTTCACGATGGTCATGGCCAACTGGCTGCCAGTGACTATCGTTGGCTCCATGTCAGTTGTGCTGATTCCCGTTCTGGTGCGTTTGCATCGCCTGGAACCGGCTGCGCGCAGTCGTTTTTTGGGTGAACTGAAAGCCTGGTGCATTGTGCTCGGCTGCGTGCTGGGCGCATTGATCTGGATTAGCTGGCCCTGGGTGCTGCAATGGACCGGACAAGGTTTAAGTCCGGCCGTCCATGAAATGAGCCGGGAGCTGCTGTTTGCCTTTGCGCCTGCAGCGGTTCTGACGCTGATGATTGGCTTGAGTGCCGCTCGCCTGCGAGCCCATGAGCGTCACATCAATACTTTGCTGGAAAGTGTTCCGGCCTTTGTCATCCTGATCTGGGTGCTGGCCGCAGGCGGGAATGCAGGCATTGGCCCTTTGCTGTGGGGCACTTTGCTGGGCATGACGATCCAGGCCGTATGGCTGATGATTCTGGCTTCGCGGGCCGATCAGATCTGGGCTCGTCCCACGATCAGCTTGCGTGCCGAGCAGTGGCCGGATTTGCTCAAGGCCGCCACCATCATGCTGGTGGGGCAGGTTGCCATGAGCTTTGTCGGCCCTATTGACCAATATACGGCAGCCAATCTGGGCGCCAATGCCAACGCAACCTTGGGTTATGCCACTCGCTTGCTGGCTCTGGTGCTGGGAGTCGGTGCTGCTTCTGTCGGCCGGGCCGCCTTGCCTGTGCTGGCGGATATTCAAAGCCGAGGCGACAACGCCCGTGCTCGCTCCATGGCCCTGAAGTGGTCGGTCATGATGTTGGCGGCCGGAGCGGTCGCGGCGGCGATTGGTGTCCTGCTGGCACCTTGGGGTGTGGAGCTGCTGTTTGAGCGAGGTGCCTTCACCGCGCAGGATACGGCCACCGTTGCTCAGGTGTTTAGCTGGGGCCTGGTGCAACTGCCTTTTTATTTTGGGGTGCTGATTCTGGTGCAGCTACTGGCCAGTCAGAACCGTTATAAATCAATGGCAATTATTGCCGTGATCAATTTTTTGGTGAAAGCGGCCCTGAACCCGATCCTGGCGGCGCGCATGGGTCCGTCGGGCATCATGCTGGCAACCAGCCTGATGTACGCGGCCTCTTTCACTTGTTACTTCATCTTGGCCTTGAAGCCAGCCAGTGCCTTTGCGCCTGGTTCGCAGGAATAG
- a CDS encoding glycosyltransferase family 4 protein: MLLIHSLGGGGAERVAVDLSAAWVARGYRVSLVTQAGREKDAYTVADGVERHVLGTAGSSRGRLDALWKNWRRVSRLRSLIRKTKPDVVLGMMTTSSVLAISAAKGLPCKVIATEHTHPPSQSLSSFWQKARLRTYPQAHAVIALTAGTADWLREHVPGSQVQVIPNAVRWPMDRAEPVVPVPELPEGRKRLLAVGRLHPVKGFDTLIESFAMLSNYFPDWDLVILGEGEQRAPLEARIEELELQERIQLPGRVGNMADWYEQSDLYVLSSRMEGLSNSLLEAMASGLTAVAFDCDTGPREIIRANIDGVLVRPIEDVEALAAHLSDLMSNDDKRQRLARRATDVRDRFSSARVLALWQQVLEQCLRRP, translated from the coding sequence ATGCTGCTTATCCACTCTTTGGGTGGGGGCGGGGCAGAACGTGTCGCAGTCGATCTCAGCGCAGCCTGGGTGGCGCGTGGTTATCGAGTGTCCCTGGTGACTCAGGCAGGCCGTGAAAAAGACGCTTATACCGTGGCAGACGGTGTAGAGCGCCACGTATTGGGAACGGCAGGCAGCAGCCGGGGCCGTCTGGACGCCTTGTGGAAGAACTGGCGACGCGTCAGCCGCTTGCGCTCCTTGATACGCAAGACCAAGCCCGATGTTGTGTTGGGCATGATGACGACGTCCTCGGTGCTGGCTATTTCTGCCGCCAAAGGCTTGCCCTGCAAGGTGATTGCTACCGAGCATACGCATCCTCCCTCTCAGTCCTTGTCCTCCTTCTGGCAGAAAGCCCGTTTGCGCACCTACCCGCAAGCGCATGCCGTGATCGCGCTGACTGCTGGTACCGCTGACTGGTTGCGCGAGCATGTGCCTGGCAGTCAGGTACAGGTGATTCCCAATGCCGTGCGCTGGCCTATGGACCGCGCCGAGCCCGTTGTGCCGGTGCCCGAGCTGCCAGAAGGCCGCAAACGCTTGCTGGCCGTGGGACGATTGCACCCGGTCAAGGGTTTTGACACCCTGATCGAATCCTTTGCCATGCTGTCCAACTATTTCCCCGACTGGGATCTGGTGATTCTGGGCGAGGGCGAGCAGCGCGCTCCGCTGGAAGCACGCATTGAAGAACTGGAACTGCAAGAGCGTATCCAGCTTCCTGGCCGCGTCGGCAATATGGCGGACTGGTACGAACAGTCTGATTTGTATGTACTCAGCTCCCGCATGGAAGGTTTGTCCAACAGCCTGCTGGAAGCCATGGCCAGCGGTCTGACCGCCGTTGCCTTCGATTGCGATACCGGCCCGCGCGAGATCATCCGCGCCAATATTGACGGTGTGTTGGTACGCCCGATCGAAGACGTGGAAGCGCTGGCCGCTCATTTGTCCGACCTGATGTCCAACGATGACAAGCGCCAGCGATTGGCGCGTCGCGCCACGGATGTGCGCGATCGTTTTTCCTCGGCCCGAGTTCTGGCGCTATGGCAGCAAGTGTTGGAACAGTGCTTGCGTCGGCCTTAA